GCTGGGCGCAAATGGTGCAGCCGGTGCAATTGGCCCGCACGTGATATTGAATGAGCGCCTTGCATTTGCCGGCCGGACAGCGGCCTTGCAGATGGGCCTCGTACTCGTCGCGGAAGTAACGCAGCGTGGTGAGCACGGGATTGGGGGCGGTCTTGCCGAGGCCGCATAAGCTACCTGTTGCCACCTGTGGAGCGAGTCGCTCCAGTTCCAGCAGATGTTCTCGGCTGGCTTTGCCGGCACATAGGAGTTCGAGCACTTCAAGCATACGCTTCGTGCCGATGCGGCAGAAGGTGCACTTGCCGCAGGACTGGTTCTGGGTGAACCGCAGGAAGTAGCGCGCGATGTCCACCATGCAGGCGGTGTCGTCGAGCACCACCAAGCCGCCAGACCCCATGATTGCGCCGATGTCGCGCAGGGATTCGTAGTCCACCGGCGTGTCGGCCAGCCGCGCCGGCACGCAACCGCCGGAGGGGCCGCCGATTTGAACGGCCTTGAACGCGCGCCCCGCCGCGACCCCGCCGCCGATTTCCTCCACGATCTGCCGGAGAGTGGTGCCCATGGGCACCTCAATCAGGCCGGCCCGCCGGACCTTGCCCGCCAGCGAGAACACCTTGGTGCCTTTGCTGGTGGTGGTTCCGATGCCGGCGAATGCCTCCGCGCCGCGGCGGATGATCCAGGGCACCATCGCCAGGGTCTCGACGTTGTTAATGAGGGTGGGCTTGCCCCACAAGCCGGACTGAGCGGGGAACGGCGGCCGCAAGCGGGGCATTCCCCGGCGCCCTTCCACCGAAGCGATCAACGCCGTCTCTTCACCGCAGACGAAGGCCCCGGCGCCTTCCTTGATGGAGATCCGCAAAGGGTAATCGCTGCCCAAAAGGCGCTCGCCCAGCCAGCCCCGCCGCTCACACTCGGCCAGCGCCGCTCTCACGCGCAGCAGGGCCTGGGGATATTCGTGGCGAATGTAGAAGACGGCGTCGTGGGCGCCGACTGCCACCGCGGCGATAGCCAGCCCTTCGATTACCCGGTACGGAAAGGATTCAAGAATCATTCGATCCATGAAGGCACCTGGGTCACCTTCGTCCCCGTTGCAGATGACGTACTTGGATTCGCCCGGCTGCTGGCGAACCATGCGCCACTTCTGGCCAGTGGGAAAACCCGCACCCCCGCGCCCGCGGAGGCCGGAGCGTTCGATGGCCGTGATGATTTGTTCGGCGGAGAGGGGACAAAGGGCGTGGTTCCCGTTGGCCGTCTTTCCAGTGTTCGAAATCCGCACACCAAGGCACTTGGCCAACGCTGCAAAACCATCGTGGGCGAGATATTCCTTGAGGTCCAAGGGATCCAGTCGCCCATAGTGCTCCATGGCGATGTGGACTTGCCGGTTGAAGAACGCTCGCGCGCCGGTGTCATCCTGGTTAATCGTCAAGCTCCGGAGTTGCGGGGCCGCCGCATCATCCTCCACCAGCAAGCCATCCACTACTCGGGTCCAAAGTTGCGACCAGCGGCGTCCCAAGCTCCGCGGGCGGAAGTGTGTCTGCACCAGCCTGGCCGCCTGGCCCGGAGTCAGCCCTTCGTAAGTCACGCTCGACTTGCCCGGCACAACGACCTCGACCATCGGCGTCCGATAGCAGGCCCCCACGCAGCCGACGCGTTTGACGGTTGCACTCGCTCCGCTCATTGCCAAGCTCCGCTGGAGAGCCTGGAAAGACTGGTCGGTGCCTTTCGCCAGGCAGCACGAGTCGAGGCAAACCCGGATCTCGGCGCCACCATTGTCTCGCTGAGGATTGTTGACGGCCGGTTTAGCGGCGGCAGTTTGCCGGTTAGCCAGAAAGTCGCGAACCGCACCTGGCACTTTTTCCGCCGTCGCATAGCCGATGGTCTCCTCCTCGATGCGCACTACTGGAGCAAGTGTGCAGCAGCCCAGGCAGGCTACCCGCTCGATGGTGAACCGCCGGGCCACGTCGGTGTCCGAACCCTCGGGAATCCTCAGGTGACGGCGCAGCGCTTCCTCAACGCGCTCCGAGCCGCCCACATGGCAGGCCGTGCCATGGCACACTTGGACGATATGCCTGCCGCTCGGCGTGTGCCGGAACATGTCGTAGAACGTCGCAACCCCGCTGATGGCCGCCGGTGTAATCTGCGTAGCCGCGCAAACGCGGCGCACCACCGCCTCGGGCAGGTAACCGTAATGGTCCTGTATGGCCTGCAGGATGGGGATGACGGCATCGGGTGTGCGTCCACTACGCTCGACCGCCTTATCCACGTATCTCAGGTCAAGGCTCATGCGGCAAAATCCGAATACCGAAGGCCGAAGCCCGAAGGAAATTCGAAATCCGAAGGCCGAAATCCGAAGGCTATGCGGACGCCGCAGGCAATGCCGGAGGCCGGAGTTCGAGTCTCGGCGTTCGGCCTTCTTTCGGGCTTCGAATTTCGGCCTTCGGACTTCATTGCTTTCCTGCTATCTTCTCGCGTGCCGCCGCACCAACGCACCACACGTTAGTCACTCCGCGCAAGAAAATCCGGTCCCGCGCGAATGCCGGGCTCGCATGAAGCGCATCGCCCATTTCGGTTCGGAACAACTCCCTGAACTGCCGCGCGGCCTCGACCACCACTGCGGTGCCATTCTGGCTGAACAAGTAAAGCCGGTTTCCAGCCAGGTTGGGGGATGCGTGAAATTCTATCTCAAAGTCGTGATCCCATTGCTTCTTGCCGTCTTTGGCGTCGAGACACGTCAGCATGCCCGAGGTCGTCAGCATGAAAAGCAAATCGCTGTTGCTGGTCGGGCTGGTGACATCGGGCACGTTATCCTCGACGGCCCACACTTGATGGGTTTTGGTAACATCCCCCTGCCCGTCCGGACGAATCGCCATCAACTTCTCTGACGGGCTGGCCACAAAAAGCAAGCCCCCGGCGAACACGGGCGAGGGCGTAATCTCCCCGTTCATGCAGTCGGCTCGCCATAGTTCTGAGCCGTCGTCTGCCGAGTAAGCGATCACGAGGGGGGCAGCGAGCGTAATGACCTGCGATCTGCCGCCCTCCTCAATGGAAATGGGGGTCGCCCAGGTCGCGCCGGTCTTGCGCGGTCGCTGCCAGATGATTTGGCCGGTACGGCCATCCAACGCGTAGAGTTTCGATTTGCCGTCTTCGCCGTCCCCCTGGTCAAGTTGCACAATCAACCGATCGCGCCAAGTGGCTAGCGAGGTGGCGTGACCGTAAGGATTACTCAGTGCGCCAAAGCTCTTGGACCAGACCGGTTTTCCTTCCAGGGTGAATGCCGCGCAGTCGCCGTTCGCAAAAAGGGCGTAGACGCGCCGGCCGTCCGTAGCGACGGTCGAAGCGGCATAGCCGGTGGAATCCGGGACATCGGCTTGTGTCGGTCCGTTGGGGCCACCCGCGACAGGCTGCCGCCAAAGCGTTTGACCCGTGTTGCCGTCGAGACAGAGAACCTCACACTTGAGCGCATCACCGCCAGAGAAGAAGACGCGCTCACCCCAAACAATGGGTGAGCCGAAACCCCGAGCCGGTGCTGGAACCTTCCAGGCGAGGCCGGCGCCAGTCTTCATGTCCCACGATGTCGGCACGTTAGTGAAAATGGAAACGCCACTGCCGTCCGCGCCCCGAAAGCGGGGCCAGTTCTGTCGGAGTTCCTCGGGCGTGGCCGCATCGCTCGCTTGTGCCTGACCCGCAGCGTTCAGTCCCCCGGCACCGGCTCTATCGTTTGGCCCAAGCAGTTTCTCCAATTCTGCTGTTTGCTTCGGCAGGGCTGTACCCCAGCCAAGGCTAAGAATGAAAAGCAGGACGCCGATGGCTGCGCCGGAGCCCGCCACCGACCAGCGGGCTCTGGCAGCAGAGCGAACCGATTGTTCCGGATCATCGGCTTTGGGGCCGGGCATCGGCACGCGTTTGCGAAGCCGGGCGCCCTGCGTGATCGCCAGGACGAATACAGCCGCGCTGCCGAGTAGCAGGTAAACGCCAAGTCCCGTTTGCGACAATTGGCGGAAGTAGCGCTGACGGAGCTCCAGGTCGAGCTGACGGATGCTCTGTTTTAGCTGCTTATCGGCCGGGCTGAGCCGCAGTTGTTCCTTGTATGCTTTGAGCTGTGGCGACTTCAGCGGGTCATCCGCTTTGGCACCGACGTGCCCTACCCACAGGTTCAATCCCACCAGCACGGCGAATACACCAGCAACCCATGCGGTCAGCCGACATGCCAGTGAAGCTGTGTCGGGGCCGCCTTGGCGCGGCGTGAGGGCAGCTTCGGTTTGGGGCGCAGTGACCACGGCTCAACTCCTGCCTGGAAGTTGTGGGCTTGCAGCAGAACTCGCGATGGGCACAGCCGCCGGCATCAAGCCGCGTCGGACCAGTTCGTTCGGACAGAACTCGAAGCACCTCGCGCATGCGAAGCAGCCGCCTCGGTCCGGCTCGTAATCAGTGCGTTGGCGGCGCACGGACAAGCTGATAAGTTTGGAGCCAATCACCAGCCCGACCCACGCGCCGAAAATCCACCCGCCGGTGGCGAACTTGCGTTGGATGGCCACCGCCTCTGTCAAAATCTCCCTCGGTGTTTGCCGGGCGCGCTCGAGTGCCAGGTCGTCCGGCGACAGGGCGCCAAACTTGGGCGCGGTCCCTTGAGCGCTCGCCAACTGATCAGCCAGGCTGACTGTCGGATGGAGCCGCGACGCCGGAGCGCTAAAGGCAGATCCCAGCCAAGCGCCGCCGACCAGCAGCACCGGTGCAAGCGCCAGCAACAGCGCCAGCCGCCGGCGGTCCCGGGTCAAGGCTTGCGCCCCTGCCGGGCTGGCCTGGGGCTCGCGCATCGCGCCGAACGGGCAGGACGTTTCGCACAAACGGCATTGGGTGCAGTAGTCCGGCGTCACGCGCACCCGCCACTTGGCGACGATCGCGCCCAGTTTAAGGAGCGCCCCATAAGGACACAAGAACCGGCAGTAAGGACGGCCGACAAACATTCCCAACATGAGCAGCGCGGCACCGCTCAGCACCATCAGAGTCCGTCCGCTCAGCCGGAAAATGGGCACGAATGGATCATACTGGCAGATGATAAAGGCGCTGCCGGTAGCGGCGAACAGAACGCCCGCGCCCAGGTAGATGAAAGGCAAAACGCTCAGAGCTTGTTCCAGCCAGGCCGGCACCTTCACCGGCTTAAGCAGCACCAGATCCTGCAGCGCCCCGTGTGGACAGACCCCGGCGCAGAAGGTTCTTCCGGCGAAGAGCGCGAGCACTAGCGGCAGAACGAAGAATGCGATCACGCTCAACGGCACGGCGTAGCCACGGTCGCAGAGTGCCAGCGAGACATTTTGCAGCGAGCCGATGGCGCAGACACAGCCCTTGCGCCAGAATCCGAAGTAGAGCAGGGAGAAGATCGAGAGAGCCACCAGGCCCGTGCGCGAACGCCGCCTGTAGACCATCCAGCTTGCCAGCCCCAAGCACCCCGCCAGCACCGCCACGTCGAGATACTCGAGGGTCAATGCCCGCGCCGGTGGGGTGGTGGTGACCGGAAGCTGATGCCCGCTCTCGAAATCCGGCGGCGGAAACCGCTGCTCGGCGAAGGTCCATGTCACAGAAAGCAGGAGGATGCCGAGCCAGGCGGGCCATGTCCGACTTACGATTGACCCCTTGCGCAAGGCAAGGGAACAGGCGCTCAAATGGCGATTGGCAAATCGTAAACTGAGGCTCATTCAGTGGCTAATCGTTTTGAGCAGGTAGGGCTGATCGGCGGGCACGCGGCGGAAGGCATCCCCGGCGCAAACTTTGGCAATGAAGCATTCGTTGCAGTTCACGCAGCGGTCATGCCGAACCTGCAAGAAGAGCGAGCCATTGCCGAAGCGATTGCAGCCCTCAACGCACTTGGCGCAACCGATGCAAAGCTGCTCGTCAATCGTGTATTCGTAATACGGATCCTCGACGTAGGTCCGTTTGATGGCCGAAGTGGGGCACAGGCAATTCTCCGCGCCAGTGTTCAGATCGTTAGGCTCCGGTTCGAAGTAGCCGGTGCAAAGCTGGCAATAGCCGCAAATGGCATAAGCGTGGACGCACTTCACGGCGGATTGTTCCAGCACGCAATGGGTGGCACAGTTGCCGCAGCGGACGCATTTCTGGGGATCGATCTGCCAGACTGTGCCCTTGGCGGTACTGCGCCCGGCTATCACCCCCAGGAAGGCGCCCAGCCCGGCCAGCCCGGCTGCCCGCGCGCCGCTGCGCAGGAACTGGCGCCGCGTCACTGACGGTTGGGTTTGAGGCCGGGAGTCCACTTGGCGTTCAGGCTTTGCGCTTCATGATGCGCACGTCGTTGGCCACCAAATCGAGAATGTAGATGCGCTGTTGAGAATCCACCGCCACGTCCAACCCGCCTACGGTGCAATCCGCCAGCGAACATTGCCGCCAGTTTTCAGGGAAGGACTCAACACCGGCCACGACGCATTCAAAGGCGCCGTCTTTCGAGTAAACCTTCACCCGGGGCAGTCCCTTCTCGCAGGTGACGCAGCGACCGTCCGGCAGCAATGCCAGCCCCACTGGGTTGCAGCACCCGCAGAAACCGTCAATGGCTCCCGAGGGTTTGCCCCAGAAGAACTCCAGGTCGCCATCCGCAGTGTAAGCTTCCACGCGATGACGTCCGGTGTTATTGACGCGCAGCAAGCCATCGTGCGCCAGTTCCACATCGAGGTAAGGGCTGGGCAGGATGAGCCCGGGAATGTTGCGCTCCTTATTCCGCTCGGCTATGCGGCCGACGAGTTTGCCGGACTTGTCATAACGCAGCACGACCCGGTTGCCGGAGTCCGCGGCGAAGAGATCGTTCTCCCCAACCGCCAGGCTGCTGAGCCAAGCTCGTTTGCCGAGCGTGGCCCAGGCGGCGAGCAACTTGCCACTCCGGTCGAGCACTTCGACATGATCACGCACGCCGGCGTAAATGGTCCCGTCGGTGGCGACTGCCACGGAGCGGACCACCGCAGTGCAGGTGAATTCACTGACTCGCGCGCCGTCCTGGCCCAGCACGATTACCGAGTTGGCCGCTGCGAGATAGACGAGGTCATCCGGACCGATGGCGATGCGGCGGGGGCCCGGTTGGGGGCTAACAAAGCGGCCGACCTGTTGGTAGCAGATGAGTTTGGGGTCCGTCTTGCGGAGGCGTTCCACGTCGAGCGCAAAGGGATTGGCTTTCTTGCCTGGGCCAGCCACGGCACCCAGCGGAGCGGCGGTCGCCGCAAGAACGCCCGCCCCTCGCGCGGCGCCTGCGAGGAAACGGCGCCGGGTAATATCACGAATCACGAGCAGGGTCTTTCATGTCAGCCTTTGTCGTTGGCGCGTTGGGCGGAGAGAGCTTGAGGCAGCTTACACGCGGTGAAAAGACTGCAACTGGAGCAAATACCCTGATTCACACAATGCTGCCCCGCAAGGATCCTGGGACGTGCTGCCAGAGCCGCAACGCCAGCACTCAGCAGTCCCAGCAGGCCATAGCGCACCGTGG
The sequence above is drawn from the Candidatus Paceibacterota bacterium genome and encodes:
- a CDS encoding PQQ-binding-like beta-propeller repeat protein; translation: MVTAPQTEAALTPRQGGPDTASLACRLTAWVAGVFAVLVGLNLWVGHVGAKADDPLKSPQLKAYKEQLRLSPADKQLKQSIRQLDLELRQRYFRQLSQTGLGVYLLLGSAAVFVLAITQGARLRKRVPMPGPKADDPEQSVRSAARARWSVAGSGAAIGVLLFILSLGWGTALPKQTAELEKLLGPNDRAGAGGLNAAGQAQASDAATPEELRQNWPRFRGADGSGVSIFTNVPTSWDMKTGAGLAWKVPAPARGFGSPIVWGERVFFSGGDALKCEVLCLDGNTGQTLWRQPVAGGPNGPTQADVPDSTGYAASTVATDGRRVYALFANGDCAAFTLEGKPVWSKSFGALSNPYGHATSLATWRDRLIVQLDQGDGEDGKSKLYALDGRTGQIIWQRPRKTGATWATPISIEEGGRSQVITLAAPLVIAYSADDGSELWRADCMNGEITPSPVFAGGLLFVASPSEKLMAIRPDGQGDVTKTHQVWAVEDNVPDVTSPTSNSDLLFMLTTSGMLTCLDAKDGKKQWDHDFEIEFHASPNLAGNRLYLFSQNGTAVVVEAARQFRELFRTEMGDALHASPAFARDRIFLRGVTNVWCVGAAAREKIAGKQ
- a CDS encoding 4Fe-4S binding protein — translated: MSLSLRFANRHLSACSLALRKGSIVSRTWPAWLGILLLSVTWTFAEQRFPPPDFESGHQLPVTTTPPARALTLEYLDVAVLAGCLGLASWMVYRRRSRTGLVALSIFSLLYFGFWRKGCVCAIGSLQNVSLALCDRGYAVPLSVIAFFVLPLVLALFAGRTFCAGVCPHGALQDLVLLKPVKVPAWLEQALSVLPFIYLGAGVLFAATGSAFIICQYDPFVPIFRLSGRTLMVLSGAALLMLGMFVGRPYCRFLCPYGALLKLGAIVAKWRVRVTPDYCTQCRLCETSCPFGAMREPQASPAGAQALTRDRRRLALLLALAPVLLVGGAWLGSAFSAPASRLHPTVSLADQLASAQGTAPKFGALSPDDLALERARQTPREILTEAVAIQRKFATGGWIFGAWVGLVIGSKLISLSVRRQRTDYEPDRGGCFACARCFEFCPNELVRRGLMPAAVPIASSAASPQLPGRS
- a CDS encoding ferredoxin, which gives rise to MDSRPQTQPSVTRRQFLRSGARAAGLAGLGAFLGVIAGRSTAKGTVWQIDPQKCVRCGNCATHCVLEQSAVKCVHAYAICGYCQLCTGYFEPEPNDLNTGAENCLCPTSAIKRTYVEDPYYEYTIDEQLCIGCAKCVEGCNRFGNGSLFLQVRHDRCVNCNECFIAKVCAGDAFRRVPADQPYLLKTISH